A single genomic interval of Amblyomma americanum isolate KBUSLIRL-KWMA chromosome 11, ASM5285725v1, whole genome shotgun sequence harbors:
- the LOC144110831 gene encoding uncharacterized protein LOC144110831, translating to MSPDAPASETADTTSPAAASLEDAATTKEARTAVRVDTPFLTDADKTELERRATEARHELSSVSGTRRKRSLLRATINDSLVSGTPFTVLALTSVNELLECVKCKVCGGSVNISKGELEFGIAVKLPLNCEVCGQVKTTWSSPRVGTNTTCNPFEVNVLAARAAASTGNGQTALNDIFAALNISRRGTHYKTCQGYLKDKLNPSTALNAAAQVMRDCAGAVKLAYQNLNFDHPANIAVSFDGTWLTRGHSSHVCVGTVIELFTGYVLDFVVLSNFCLGCHCGLKEDDPEFEAWQAEHKFQKNTSSKPGEMEVEAARILFSRSLEKYGLRYVTMLCDGDSHAFNNLQEAKAYGYVQIQKEDCTNHVSKRMGTALRNLVHKKKENRPSLSGKGKLTGELITKLTMYYGWALKTHQGDIEKMHNAVLATYHHVTSTDAETNHGLCPQGQESWCKYNQALAKNEPPPKHRYNLPKYVADALQPVFVRLSDRKLLERCQRGKMQNSNESLHSVIWSLVPKTKQASLFAVQSAVAEPVTRVNAGKEYATKAILQQLSVNHGTAAIERSAEKDRRWLATSDAKHLQAERFRSAMKKRTTERDSDYMPGAF from the coding sequence ATGTCGCCGGATGCACCAGCATCGGAGACCGCCGACACTACGAGCCCTGCCGCGGCGTCGTTGGAAGATGCTGCAACAACCAAAGAAGCCAGGACAGCCGTCCGTGTAGACACACCGTTCCTGACCGACGCCGATAAAACGGAGCTAGAGCGTCGCGCGACGGAGGCACGGCATGAACTTTCATCAGTTTCAGGCACTCGGCGAAAGCGATCTCTATTGAGAGCAACGATCAACGATTCGCTCGTGTCGGGAACACCGTTCACGGTGCTAGCCCTAACCTCCGTGAATGAGCTGCTCGAATGTGTGAAGTGCAAAGTGTGCGGCGGTTCCGTGAACATTTCAAAAGGTGAGCTGGAATTTGGGATTGCTGTGAAGCTCCCGCTCAATTGTGAAGTCTGCGGGCAGGTAAAAACTACTTGGAGCTCGCCTAGAGTCGGCACGAACACGACCTGCAACCCCTTCGAAGTAAACGTTCTCGCCGCGCGTGCGGCTGCAAGCACAGGAAACGGGCAGACCGCATTGAACGACATTTTCGCCGCGCTCAACATTTCCCGGCGGGGTACGCACTACAAAACATGCCAAGGTTACTTGAAGGATAAGCTGAACCCTTCTACAGCTCTAAACGCTGCCGCACAAGTGATGAGGGACTGTGCTGGTGCGGTGAAGCTTGCCTACCAGAACCTGAACTTCGATCACCCAGCAAACATAGCTGTGTCGTTCGATGGAACGTGGCTCACACGGGGCCATTCATCGCATGTGTGCGTTGGAACAGTAATAGAACTCTTCACGGGCTATGTTCtagattttgttgttttgtcaaACTTCTGCCTGGGATGCCATTGTGGTCTGAAGGAGGACGATCCCGAATTTGAAGCATGGCAAGCGGAACACAAATTCCAGAAGAACACGTCGAGCAAGCCAGGTGAAATGGAAGTTGAAGCAGCCAGGATTCTTTTCAGCCGCTCACTTGAAAAGTATGGGCTGCGCTATGTCACCATGCTCTGTGATGGCGACAGCCACGCCTTCAACAATCTACAAGAGGCAAAGGCATACGGATATGTGCAGATACAGAAAGAAGACTGCACCAACCACGTCAGCAAGAGAATGGGGACAGCACTACGTAACctagtgcataaaaaaaaagaaaacagaccaAGCCTCAGCGGCAAAGGAAAGCTGACTGGCGAGCTCATTACAAAGCTCACCATGTATTATGGATGGGCTTTGAAAACACACCAGGGTGATATCGAGAAAATGCACAATGCTGTGCTTGCCACTTACCACCATGTTACATCAACGGATGCTGAGACAAACCATGGTCTCTGCCCTCAAGGCCAGGAATCCTGGTGCAAGTACAACCAGGCTTTGGCAAAGAATGAGCCACCCCCAAAGCATCGCTATAACTTGCCAAAGTATGTCGCAGATGCTCTGCAACCTGTTTTTGTCCGCCTCTCCGATAGGAAGCTGCTTGAGCGCTGCCAACGAGGAAAAATGCAGAACTCAAATGAGAGTCTTCACTCTGTCATTTGGTCCCTGGTGCCCAAGACCAAACAGGCCTCTTTGTTTGCAGTGCAGTCAGCTGTTGCCGAACCAGTAACAAGAGTCAATGCCGGCAAGGAGTATGCCACCAAAGCTATTCTGCAGCAGCTGAGCGTAAATCATGGCACTGCAGCTATTGAGAGGTCAGCTGAGAAGGATCGGCGCTGGCTTGCAACATCCGATGCAAAGCATCTACAAGCAGAAAGGTTCCGCAGCGCTATGAAAAAGCGCACAACTGAAAGAGACTCTGACTACATGCCTGGTGCATTCTAG